In Bacteroidota bacterium, one DNA window encodes the following:
- a CDS encoding T9SS type A sorting domain-containing protein codes for MVASTVDFVSDWNSNGDVQRTMDSQDGTYAIKLTTVDYGNGDIGAGQVSNGYYSQNGPVGGFPYTLTSDTLCGYYKYITSGSDSADISVTGTVNNSIIGGGFLSFGPVSQYTYFEIPIYFGSAPDSLQINFSSSHWPYSGNSIGGTLYIDNLALRSQLTAGISKNENKNPFSAYVFPNPSSHLISIRTEQNLYGTSVVSVYDVSGSLVKSDIIYNSGNTIELDITTLNPGNYFFKVICGSIVLQSSFTKN; via the coding sequence ATGGTCGCTTCAACAGTTGATTTTGTTTCTGACTGGAATTCAAATGGAGATGTTCAGCGTACAATGGATAGCCAGGATGGTACATATGCTATTAAATTAACTACAGTTGATTATGGAAATGGTGACATCGGTGCAGGTCAGGTATCAAATGGATACTATTCTCAGAACGGTCCTGTCGGTGGATTTCCTTATACTTTAACAAGTGATACACTTTGCGGATATTACAAATACATTACTTCAGGTAGTGATTCAGCGGACATCAGCGTAACTGGCACCGTAAACAATTCTATCATCGGCGGCGGATTTCTTTCTTTTGGACCGGTATCGCAGTATACATACTTCGAAATTCCAATTTACTTTGGATCAGCACCTGATTCATTGCAGATAAATTTTTCATCGTCTCATTGGCCGTATTCAGGAAATTCTATCGGCGGTACTTTGTACATAGATAATCTTGCATTGAGGTCACAACTTACTGCCGGTATTTCTAAGAATGAGAATAAAAATCCTTTCTCGGCCTATGTATTTCCAAATCCTTCAAGTCACCTTATCTCAATAAGAACAGAGCAAAATTTATATGGTACTTCTGTAGTATCGGTTTATGATGTCTCGGGTAGTCTTGTGAAAAGTGATATTATTTACAATTCAGGAAATACAATCGAACTTGACATTACAACTTTAAATCCCGGAAATTATTTCTTTAAAGTGATCTGTGGAAGTATTGTACTTCAGAGTTCATTTACGAAAAATTAA
- a CDS encoding T9SS type A sorting domain-containing protein, with protein MKNKISKIKIFLITATAIIFSATNSIAHFGSKGPFGGTVNCAIVNDTVVYVGTLTGGVYQSANTLLAAWTPRPVGLKSGKINALTHTGSYLFAASDSGVYRFTGFVGNDRYWEKVNAGLDTISVISLCSIDSITILAGTMGDGVYKSSDKGLTWTAVNTNLHHFDVKGFANAGSRIIQVCDGGLWSSDDNALTWDEFNDANTEHIDATAISYNTLTDEILINNTGGLFLLASASTTGVPSYVASQTGLPSGIQIRSISNNGSKWFLATNQGVFSSTTGSITWTSESTGLTTQDITAIVPYPNQNRLVVGTNNEGLFKTPDSLVNWTKVATGFNNLVTYSLAAKDTVLIVAATERGVFVSNNLATSYRTANTGLTDSLHVNDVTFFGNTLVAATENDGVFMSHDTGSTWMTMNMSLSNLSIKKIIASSDYIYIIDSSNEIYRSDMMTGWVSVQAGLPSGVVPTSMIFYQGIILLGTYGDGIYTRNESSGVWTQFNNGLSNLNVTSVSLNDQNKVFAGTDGNGVFVSDATTINWSATSSISNSFIALMGLDVTRIQSMGFYAGYVFASIRGSVVASSDNGVTWEEAGTQFNVPSYADLNKLSFVTTRIFTSTPNNSLYSQGLSELPVIPVGLYGPDKNYATIQIAPNPSAGKIKLEFKNENENILEINIFDEAGRIIKQFNKISKNEIELNVAEGVYFMRITTNNGVQTQKIIIQ; from the coding sequence ATGAAAAATAAAATATCCAAAATAAAAATATTTCTGATCACCGCCACCGCAATTATTTTTTCAGCAACTAATTCAATAGCACACTTCGGATCAAAGGGCCCATTCGGCGGCACAGTGAATTGCGCTATTGTAAATGACACTGTCGTTTACGTCGGAACACTTACGGGTGGTGTTTATCAAAGTGCCAATACATTATTGGCAGCATGGACTCCTCGCCCAGTGGGCTTAAAGAGTGGAAAGATCAATGCACTAACTCATACAGGCAGCTATTTGTTTGCTGCAAGTGATAGCGGTGTTTACCGTTTCACTGGTTTTGTCGGGAATGATAGATACTGGGAAAAGGTGAATGCAGGATTAGATACCATTTCAGTAATCTCATTGTGCTCCATTGATTCGATAACTATTCTTGCAGGTACAATGGGTGATGGTGTATACAAATCAAGTGACAAAGGTTTGACATGGACAGCAGTTAATACAAACCTTCATCATTTCGATGTAAAAGGTTTTGCAAATGCAGGTTCAAGAATAATACAAGTATGCGACGGTGGGTTATGGTCATCGGATGACAATGCTCTAACATGGGATGAATTCAATGATGCTAACACAGAACACATTGATGCTACAGCGATTTCATACAATACATTGACTGACGAAATACTAATCAACAATACAGGTGGTCTGTTTTTACTAGCGTCTGCAAGTACAACTGGAGTTCCGAGTTATGTTGCATCACAAACAGGATTGCCCTCAGGTATCCAGATCAGGTCCATTTCCAATAATGGATCAAAATGGTTCTTGGCAACTAATCAAGGTGTTTTTAGTTCTACGACGGGAAGTATCACTTGGACAAGCGAAAGTACAGGACTAACGACGCAGGATATTACAGCTATAGTACCTTATCCGAATCAGAACAGGCTTGTAGTTGGAACAAATAATGAAGGCTTGTTCAAAACTCCGGATTCATTAGTCAATTGGACAAAAGTTGCAACCGGATTCAACAACCTTGTCACTTATTCTCTCGCAGCAAAAGACACTGTTTTGATTGTAGCAGCAACTGAAAGAGGCGTTTTTGTAAGTAATAATCTTGCTACAAGTTACAGAACTGCAAATACAGGCCTGACCGATAGTCTGCATGTAAACGACGTTACATTTTTCGGAAACACACTGGTTGCAGCAACAGAAAACGACGGAGTATTTATGAGTCATGACACAGGTTCAACATGGATGACGATGAATATGAGTTTATCAAATCTTAGCATTAAAAAAATAATTGCAAGTTCAGATTACATTTACATTATTGATTCATCAAATGAAATTTATCGTTCAGATATGATGACAGGTTGGGTAAGTGTACAGGCAGGACTACCAAGTGGAGTTGTTCCAACTTCTATGATCTTCTATCAGGGCATCATTTTATTAGGAACATATGGTGATGGTATTTATACCAGAAATGAATCAAGCGGTGTCTGGACACAATTCAACAATGGTTTGAGCAATTTAAATGTAACATCCGTTTCTTTAAATGATCAAAATAAAGTTTTCGCCGGAACTGATGGTAATGGTGTGTTCGTTTCTGATGCTACGACGATCAACTGGTCGGCTACTTCTTCTATTTCAAATTCATTCATTGCATTGATGGGTCTTGATGTAACCAGAATTCAGAGTATGGGATTTTATGCAGGATATGTTTTTGCAAGTATCAGAGGTTCTGTTGTTGCAAGTTCAGATAATGGAGTGACATGGGAAGAGGCCGGAACACAATTTAATGTACCCAGCTATGCTGATCTGAATAAACTTTCATTTGTTACTACACGAATATTCACTTCGACTCCAAACAATTCTTTGTATTCACAGGGGCTTTCAGAATTGCCTGTGATTCCTGTAGGACTTTATGGACCGGATAAGAATTATGCCACAATTCAGATAGCTCCAAATCCAAGTGCCGGCAAAATCAAACTAGAATTCAAGAATGAAAACGAAAATATTCTTGAGATAAATATTTTTGACGAAGCAGGCAGGATCATCAAGCAGTTTAATAAAATTTCAAAAAATGAGATTGAATTAAATGTAGCGGAAGGTGTCTATTTCATGAGAATTACTACAAACAATGGCGTACAAACTCAAAAAATAATCATTCAATAA
- a CDS encoding transporter, with amino-acid sequence MNAKFCFIVLLTIIFSKTIKAQNLDASPAGIMISHSHPKGGWMFNYTYMNMLMKNNLSETAKISAEEIFTKDYSMAAEKMKMDMHMIMAMYGFTGRLTVMMMASYNVNSMDMQSYAAGHVHGGANSDGSLFHTHESSGFGDVKLWGLYKIGNGEGSSLVLSAGINVPTGNINVEAGEHALFPGQRQSYMMQLGTGSFDLMPGLTYYKRTGKLSWSTQALLNIRPFENDNGYRQGSDLTFNIWSAYSFSSSFSASLRGELFNGDVISGKDPMISILAEPDANPVNHGGIKGNTYAGFNYYLNKGFLHDTKFGIEFGIPVYQNVNGIQMSTAYSLFATITKSFN; translated from the coding sequence ATGAATGCAAAATTTTGCTTTATAGTTTTGCTGACTATTATTTTCAGCAAAACAATTAAAGCCCAAAATCTTGATGCTAGTCCTGCCGGTATAATGATCAGTCATAGTCATCCCAAAGGCGGCTGGATGTTCAACTATACTTACATGAACATGCTGATGAAAAATAATTTGTCAGAAACAGCGAAAATTTCTGCGGAAGAAATATTTACTAAGGATTACAGCATGGCCGCAGAAAAAATGAAAATGGACATGCATATGATCATGGCTATGTATGGATTCACAGGTCGACTTACCGTAATGATGATGGCCTCTTATAATGTTAATTCAATGGACATGCAATCATATGCAGCAGGACATGTTCATGGAGGCGCGAACAGCGATGGTTCTTTATTTCACACACATGAGTCAAGTGGATTTGGCGATGTAAAATTATGGGGCTTATATAAGATCGGTAACGGTGAAGGGTCTTCATTAGTGCTAAGTGCCGGAATAAATGTTCCAACAGGAAATATCAATGTTGAAGCAGGAGAACATGCATTATTTCCGGGACAACGACAGTCATACATGATGCAATTAGGCACAGGTTCTTTTGACCTGATGCCCGGTCTCACCTATTACAAACGAACAGGAAAACTTTCCTGGAGCACACAGGCTTTATTGAATATACGGCCATTTGAAAATGATAATGGTTACAGACAAGGCAGCGATCTGACTTTTAATATCTGGTCGGCTTACTCATTCAGTTCATCGTTCAGTGCTTCATTGCGTGGAGAACTATTTAATGGCGATGTTATTTCCGGAAAAGATCCTATGATCTCAATTTTAGCAGAACCGGATGCAAATCCTGTTAACCATGGAGGCATAAAAGGAAACACGTATGCAGGATTCAACTACTACCTGAACAAAGGCTTTCTGCATGATACTAAATTCGGAATTGAATTTGGGATTCCCGTTTATCAGAATGTGAATGGGATCCAGATGTCGACAGCTTATTCTTTGTTTGCTACGATTACAAAATCGTTTAACTAG
- a CDS encoding YitT family protein, with protein MNKVASKKDFNYKLAKRFLQFKIVMVNNVKDVILIIFGIFAAAFGFKGFLLTNHFIDGGATGISLLISALTGTPLYILIICLNIPFVILAHKIIDRKFAFKMTLAISGLALVLATVSFPNVTNDNLLVAVFGGFFLGAGIGLSIRGGAVLDGTEVLAIYLSRKFGTTIGDIIVIINVIIFSAAAYFLTIQIALYSMITYLSASKTLDFLVEGIEEYSGVTIISVHNEQIKQMIINTLGRGVTVYRGSGGYGNHGTKGDIDILYTVLTRLELNRLNTEIEKIDKNAFVVMSSVRDTKGGMIKKRPLKH; from the coding sequence ATGAATAAAGTAGCTTCAAAAAAAGATTTCAACTATAAACTGGCAAAGAGATTTCTTCAATTCAAGATCGTAATGGTGAATAATGTGAAAGATGTTATCCTCATCATATTCGGAATCTTTGCCGCAGCTTTTGGATTCAAAGGATTTTTATTGACCAATCATTTCATTGACGGTGGTGCAACAGGAATTTCACTTTTGATCTCAGCATTGACAGGAACACCATTGTACATTCTCATCATTTGTCTAAATATTCCATTTGTAATTCTCGCTCACAAGATCATTGACCGGAAGTTTGCTTTCAAAATGACTTTGGCTATTTCAGGACTAGCCTTGGTTTTAGCAACTGTATCATTTCCGAATGTAACAAATGATAATCTGCTGGTTGCAGTTTTCGGCGGATTTTTTCTTGGTGCCGGTATCGGACTATCAATCAGAGGCGGTGCTGTACTCGATGGGACAGAAGTGCTTGCAATTTATCTGAGTCGTAAATTCGGAACAACGATCGGCGATATCATTGTGATCATTAACGTTATCATCTTTTCGGCAGCTGCATACTTCCTGACAATACAAATTGCATTATATTCAATGATCACCTATTTGTCTGCGTCAAAAACGTTAGACTTTTTAGTAGAAGGCATTGAAGAGTATTCCGGTGTTACAATTATCTCAGTTCATAATGAGCAGATCAAACAAATGATCATAAATACATTGGGCAGGGGAGTAACTGTCTACAGAGGATCTGGTGGATATGGAAATCATGGCACTAAGGGTGATATCGATATTTTGTACACAGTGCTCACAAGGCTGGAATTGAACAGACTCAATACCGAAATTGAAAAGATCGATAAAAATGCATTTGTAGTTATGAGTAGTGTGCGGGATACTAAAGGGGGGATGATTAAAAAACGACCTTTGAAACATTAA
- a CDS encoding T9SS type A sorting domain-containing protein has protein sequence MRKIYLVFALLLTLGKSDYASTILITVEDFEFDPAVITVNVGDTILWIWDDGVHTTTSTLIPSGVTTWNSPIDQGNPVFMYVISQPGSYDYECIYHSSMGMVGHITALDPTGVPVLVKNGTGLDYNFTSEKLQFSFENAGSWRIEVYDVRGNSAKSLGYVSSGNSHVEFSIEDLAQGIYIVKMTDGKSELSGKLIKE, from the coding sequence ATGAGAAAAATATACTTGGTTTTCGCACTTTTACTCACATTGGGTAAATCAGATTATGCTTCTACAATCTTAATTACCGTTGAGGATTTTGAATTCGATCCTGCAGTTATAACAGTAAATGTTGGCGATACTATTTTATGGATCTGGGATGATGGCGTACATACTACTACTTCGACTTTGATTCCTTCAGGAGTTACAACCTGGAATTCTCCGATTGATCAGGGGAATCCTGTGTTTATGTATGTAATTTCACAACCCGGATCTTACGATTATGAGTGTATTTATCATTCATCAATGGGTATGGTCGGTCACATCACTGCATTGGATCCAACCGGTGTTCCTGTATTAGTAAAGAATGGCACAGGACTGGATTATAATTTTACTTCTGAAAAACTGCAATTCAGTTTTGAAAATGCCGGATCATGGAGAATCGAAGTTTATGATGTAAGAGGAAATTCAGCTAAATCTCTTGGATATGTTTCATCGGGTAATTCGCATGTTGAATTTTCTATTGAAGATTTAGCTCAGGGAATCTATATCGTAAAAATGACAGATGGTAAGTCAGAACTTTCCGGTAAATTGATCAAAGAGTAA
- a CDS encoding YbhB/YbcL family Raf kinase inhibitor-like protein produces the protein MTITSPAFKEGKLIPEQFTCEGKNISPELNISGFPENTVTLALIMHDPDAPMDGGFTHWVAFNIDPVKKIEENTSPGTAGKNSSNKKGYTGPCPPTGTHHYKFKVYALDAKLDLKKGATKAELEKAMEGHILSQGLLTGLYKKTKTKG, from the coding sequence ATGACAATTACAAGTCCTGCTTTCAAAGAAGGGAAACTAATTCCTGAGCAGTTCACATGTGAAGGAAAAAACATCAGTCCCGAATTGAATATTTCAGGTTTTCCTGAAAACACAGTCACACTTGCTTTGATCATGCATGACCCGGATGCACCGATGGACGGTGGCTTTACGCATTGGGTCGCTTTCAATATCGATCCTGTAAAAAAGATAGAAGAAAATACTTCACCCGGAACAGCCGGCAAAAATAGCTCCAACAAAAAAGGTTATACCGGACCCTGTCCGCCTACGGGAACGCACCATTATAAATTCAAAGTTTATGCATTGGATGCAAAACTGGATCTGAAAAAAGGTGCCACAAAAGCGGAACTTGAAAAAGCCATGGAAGGCCATATCCTTTCTCAGGGACTTTTAACGGGTTTATATAAGAAAACTAAAACCAAAGGCTAA